The Planctellipticum variicoloris DNA window CCGTGGTACTGGCGGGCGTCGAGCTTCGCGTACTTCTCGGATTCGTTGTCGAGCACCTGCAGCTCGGTCATGCCGGCGTAGGCGGGATTTCCCTCGCCCGGATAGCGGATCGCCAGGCCGTTGTTGCCGCCGGGCGGCACCTTGAATTCCACGCGGGCGACGAAATCGCCGTACTCGTCGGCGGTGTGGAGCACGCCCCCTTTGCCCGGCTTGCAGCGGATGGCGCCGTCGACGACTTCATATTCGTCGACCTTTCCCGCCCAGCCCGTCAGATCCTTCCCGTTGAAAATCGACTTGAACCCTTCGCTTCCCCTGGCCGCCAGCAGCTTGTTCGCTTCGGCGGCGGAGAGCTCGCGGACATAAATATTCTTCCAGCGAATCTCGCCGCCGTGAGTCTGGAGCTGAATCGGTCCCTGCGGGAACAGCGGCGCCTTGCGGTCCCAGTAATTTTCCAGCAGCGCGTTATCGACGACCAGCTTGTCGTTGTAGACCACCGTCGTGCGGGCGCCGACCTGCGTGATCTTGAAACTGTTCCACTCGCCGAACGGCTTGTCGGCCTTCACCAGCGGATCTTTGCCGGCCGCGCCGGGCGAGTTGTTCCAGAGCCCCCCCGAACCCTTGTCGGCGCCCAGATTGAACTTGGACGGGTCGGTCGAGTCCCAGATCTGCACCTGGGGCGAGGCCTTCAGGTAGATGCCGCTGTCCGCCTTGGCAACCGTCTTATAGTCAATCCAGAACTCGTAGTCCCGGTAGTCCTTCAGCGTGGTGGCATAGGGGCCGAAGCCGTCGTTGACCAGATCACCGTTCTGCACGGTCCAGTGGGCTTCGAACTCCTTCTGATTCGCTTCGCGCTTGGCCGCCTGCTCCTCGGGAGTCATCGCCCACAGCTTGCGAGGATCGAAGTGTTCCAGGCCATACCAGCCGGTCAGGTCTTTGCCATTGAAGATCGCGGTGAATCCCTCGGGAGGGACGTTATCGGCGGCGTTCAGATTTGCCGCGGCGCACACCAGCAGCGCACAGACCGCCCAGGACAGTCGTTGGACCAGCACAGACACTCTCCTTCGCAGAAACCCCGGAGCCGGCGGGCAGGTCGCCGCCGCACCCATCAAGTTTGGTTGAAACGAAGCATATCCAGCGACAGACCGGCTTGCCAGACTCCCGCCGCGGGACGGCCGACCGGATCGGGAGCCAGACGCCTGATGTCGACGACTCGCGGCCTGTTGCGCGCGTTTTGAGCGGGATGCCGTGATTCAGGCAATTGCCAGCCCGGAGAGAGGGCATAAGTGCTGAGAGGGCGCGCAAGCGACTCTCGGATTCTGCCCAACTTCCGCGCACTCGCCACATCTTCGCGATTCCTAAAGCCTTTCCCCTGCAACCGTTAGCAACTGATTTCCGGCTTCGCCCTGTTTGTGGGCACACCAGTTGCGTCAGGGACCCTGCGCTGCGGGAAGCGAGTCCGCAGTGGGAATTGCGTCAGGCGCAAGGCGGCCGCATCGGATGGGGTCCCTCTCACGATCGTTCAGGGAAACATTTCAGGTCGTCCTTAGAGGACGCGGACACATGCGGCGGAAAGCCTTTATCAGGGGAAAGGACTAGCGAATGTTGCGATTGCTCGGGCTCTCTTCAATGGCGGGGCTCCTGCTCTGCTGGTGTCTCACTGCAGCACCACTGATGGCGCAGGACGCCGCGCCGGTCGATCCTGCCGCGGCCGCACCGGCCGGTGAAACAACGCCGGCCGAGGAGAAGCCCGCCGAAGCGGCGGCGCCCGTCGATCCCGTCGAGGCATTGACCGCAAAGCTCGGTACGCTGACTGTCGCCGTGGACTGCGTCTGGGTCCTGCTCGCAGCGATGATCGTCTTCTTCATGAATCTCGGCTTCGGCTGCGTCGAGTCGGGGATGTGCCGGGCCAAGAACTGCGTCAACATCGTGTCGAAGAACTTCATCGTCTTCGCCGTGTCGACCGTGGGCTTCTGGATCCTCGGCTGGGGCCTGATGTTCGGCAACGGCGACGACTGGATCGGCAAGAGCGGACTCTGGCTCGTCAGCGGAACCGACAACAGCCCCGCCACCCTCGCCGACTACACCGGCGACTACGGCGCCATCAACTGGACCGGCGTGCCGTTGTGGGCCAAGTTCTTCTTCCAGCTCGTGTTCTGCGGAACGGCGGCGACCATCGTGTCGGGCGCCGTCGCCGAACGCATCAAGTATCTCTCCTTCATTATCTTCTCGCTGTTCCTGACCATGCTGATCTACCCGGTCGTCGGTCACTGGATCTGGGGCGGCGGCTACCTGCAGATGAAGTGGGGCTTCGTCGACTTCGCGGGCTCGACTCAAGTTCATAGCGTCGGCGGCTGGGCGGCTCTTGCGGGGATCATCGTCCTTGGCCCCCGCATCGGTAAGTTCGGACCTGACGGTAAGGTCAATGCGATCCCCGGCCACAGCATGTCGCTGGCCTTCATCGGCTGCCTCGTCCTGTGGTTCGGCTGGTTCGGCTTCAACCCCGGCAGCACCATGGGCGTCTCCGGCGACGGCGGCGCCGTCGCCGCGGAAGTTGCCGTGACCACGAACACCGCGGCCGCGTTCGCCACGCTGACTGCCACGCTGACTGCGTGGCTGCTCCTTGGAAAACCGGATGTCGGCATGACCCTCAACGGCTGCCTGGCGGGTCTCGTCGCCATCACTGCCGGCTGCGCCTTCTTCACCGTTGAAGCCTCAGCGCTCGTCGGCTCAATCGCGGGCGTCCTCGTAGTGCTCTCCGTGATGATGTTCGACCGCATCAAGATCGACGATCCTGTCGGCGCGACGTCGGTGCATCTCGTCAACGGCGTGTTTGGCACGATCTGCGTCGGGCTCTTCAGCCATCCGGACCGGATCGCCCGCAGTGCCAACGCTCTCCATAAGCCCGGCCTGTTCTACGGCGGCGGCATGGACCAGACCATTACTCAGCTTGTCGGAGCCGGGTTCACCGCGGCCTTCGTCTTCACCCTCTCGCTGGGCTTCTGGCTGGTCCTCAAGGCAATCATGGGCATCCGCGTCACCGAGGCCGAGGAGATCGAGGGGCTCGATCACGGCGAACATGGCAACGAGGCCTATCACGGCTTCGTCATCCAGGCCTGAAACCAGCCTCCCCATTTCGCCCCGGCAGGATCGCCGGGGCAGGGAGGAACGAAAAACACGCCGGCCCGGGGATGGATTCCCGAGCCGGCGTGTTTCATTTCCCGGAGCGACAGAACGCTCAATGGAAGGCGTCGTCGTCCGAATCCAACGCGCCGTCCGCCGCGGGCGTATCCCACTGGGCAAAGGTGTTGTTGACGTCGTCGATGTCGAAGACCTCGGGATTCCAATCGCCAAGCCACTCGCGACGCTCCAGCTCGAACTCATCGAGTTTCGCCGCCGGCCGCTTCAAGAGATCGATCGATTCCTCATATCCCGGAATGCCGCCGCAGTCTTCGGGGGGGCAGGCCAGCTTGCCGCTGACGCACTTCGGCGTCGGTCGCTCGTCGTTGACGGGCCACGCCTTCAC harbors:
- a CDS encoding 3-keto-disaccharide hydrolase, whose protein sequence is MLVQRLSWAVCALLVCAAANLNAADNVPPEGFTAIFNGKDLTGWYGLEHFDPRKLWAMTPEEQAAKREANQKEFEAHWTVQNGDLVNDGFGPYATTLKDYRDYEFWIDYKTVAKADSGIYLKASPQVQIWDSTDPSKFNLGADKGSGGLWNNSPGAAGKDPLVKADKPFGEWNSFKITQVGARTTVVYNDKLVVDNALLENYWDRKAPLFPQGPIQLQTHGGEIRWKNIYVRELSAAEANKLLAARGSEGFKSIFNGKDLTGWAGKVDEYEVVDGAIRCKPGKGGVLHTADEYGDFVARVEFKVPPGGNNGLAIRYPGEGNPAYAGMTELQVLDNESEKYAKLDARQYHGSAYGMAPAARGFLRKAGEWNFQEVTVKGSTIKVELNGNVILDTDLSTITEYMANSAHPGKELTKGYFGFAGHSDPVEFRNIQIKVLTE
- a CDS encoding ammonium transporter, whose amino-acid sequence is MLRLLGLSSMAGLLLCWCLTAAPLMAQDAAPVDPAAAAPAGETTPAEEKPAEAAAPVDPVEALTAKLGTLTVAVDCVWVLLAAMIVFFMNLGFGCVESGMCRAKNCVNIVSKNFIVFAVSTVGFWILGWGLMFGNGDDWIGKSGLWLVSGTDNSPATLADYTGDYGAINWTGVPLWAKFFFQLVFCGTAATIVSGAVAERIKYLSFIIFSLFLTMLIYPVVGHWIWGGGYLQMKWGFVDFAGSTQVHSVGGWAALAGIIVLGPRIGKFGPDGKVNAIPGHSMSLAFIGCLVLWFGWFGFNPGSTMGVSGDGGAVAAEVAVTTNTAAAFATLTATLTAWLLLGKPDVGMTLNGCLAGLVAITAGCAFFTVEASALVGSIAGVLVVLSVMMFDRIKIDDPVGATSVHLVNGVFGTICVGLFSHPDRIARSANALHKPGLFYGGGMDQTITQLVGAGFTAAFVFTLSLGFWLVLKAIMGIRVTEAEEIEGLDHGEHGNEAYHGFVIQA